In Motacilla alba alba isolate MOTALB_02 chromosome 4A, Motacilla_alba_V1.0_pri, whole genome shotgun sequence, the genomic window GATTACTCTTGTAGCTTCAATTTCATCATgagcttttaaaagcattatGACAGAAGATGGCAGTAGTAACACAATgaacaaaagtgaaaataataaaagattGAAAGGTGTGATATATTTAAGTATATCAATACCATTTTTCAGATTCCATTGGCTGCTTTGGCCTGTTCCTTGTGTTTACTGAAACTGAATGATTAAGAagcctagggaaaaaaaaaagtatttaaagcAATTTCCTTAGAATATATTACTTTTACTGCATCACATTTCctgtaaataaaaaagttttgaaCATTAAGTGGCACCTTCCACAAAACTAaaatgtgtgtgtacatatatgaAATCCAAGCCCATTCCTGCTTCCATTTGAATTAAGTGTATAATTTCCAGCTCTCAAAGTATTTCAAGTTCTGTATTTTAAGGAAGTAAAACTTGGTGATAACTCAAACACAAATGAAGTCTcctcttatttttctccctaAATAGATACTATTTCAACTGATCTCACACGTGTGTAAAGTGATGCTGCTCTCTAAAAGCCTCACTGTTCCCTAAATTTAAAAGAGGCAAAAGAGTCAACCTAAAGCAGACCAGCAAGGATAGACACAGACTGAGCACAAAAAAGTCAGTCAGGAGAGGCAGATGAGAAGGTGGCTGAGAAAGAAACACCGCAAGTGCAAAGGAAATGTAGGTAAAAAGGTGAGGTGGAAAATTGAGAAACACAGCCTAAGaactaaatgaaaattttaatgcagaatttaatggaaattccatttttctaaATGGTAAACAGCCAAAAAAGCCTATATTTACAGAGATTCAGAAAGGTGTTTTCATCTGGAGCAAATGCATACcgcgcgtgtgtgtgtgtgtgtgcgcacAGGAAAATGATACACACTATTATGGATGTTTtaagtgttaaaaataaaattatcagtAACACTtaagaataaatgttttcaagtAAGCATCCCCTTGAACTTAAGTGAAAAATTTTGAACTCTTGAAGGTAGCAATATTACACTTTGACACTGACTTCATGTGCAGAAGTGTGATGGAAGTGTATTTATACAGAATTATATTGAGAACTAGAATGTATTAAGAATCAGATCACAACCAACCAACTATTCCATAGAAGAAAGTAAAACAGTAGGCCCCTTTTTCATATTACTTTACCATTACATAGTGTAGCACAACCATTAACCTTAAATGACTGATGATTTTTCAATCAAACTTCTCTGATTACTATGATAACTGAGCTCAGTAATCTCATTTGCAGTATAAACCTCTCATTGTGTGACCCTTAGTTTAATGGGATTATGAGAAGTTAAGCCTGTAAACCTGTAAATGTCTGTAAAAGTTAAGCCTGTAAATGCCTGCTGCACTTAGTCTGTAGCATCTGCTTCCTTTATTTTGTGTTCAGAACGTAAGTTTTGAGAGGGCATTCCAGGATTAATTTATACTACAGCCTGAAAAAATTGCAaccaaaaaaatattcagagcaTGGGTTATCAATCCAGAATATAAAGATgctattttaaagtaattactttttaaagagaacCCCTATTCAAACTAGCTTTGTCTTCAACTGAAAGCAATGAGAAATTCAGTGAGACTTTGTAGCAAGCAACAATTACaagtaaagaaaagaattaGACTCAGATTAATGAAACACTTGCACCAAAACTGACATTGTAGCGTAAATGCAATGATTGTATATAATACAGGCTATTCCTTTTCTATACTTATTATatgaaatgcaaggaaaaactATTCCAGCTAATTCtaacatatatatacatacacttttcagctgcttttcaccATTTCTGTGATACATGTACACAATTAATGATTGAGTTCATCATGAACtataattatttaaacaaaGTATATTCTTATACTTTATAAAACAAAGGCAGTAATTTTTGAAAGCTCCtgtttaaaaactgaagaataTAGATGGGGGAATAACAGCAAGTTCATTATCTGACATGTTGCAAGCCCAGTTACAGAAATCTCAATTTTCTGTGGAATAATGAACTTGAAAgcttttaacaaaataaaatagtgaaaaaaattaatctgaatttACCAAATTGCAGACAATTGGCAAAATAATTTGTTCAGCTGAAAGGGGGTCAGAGGAAATCACTTCAGGCACATTAATTACTGTCTTCCAGGAAATACAATGCAAAGCAGAGTATGTAACATGAAAGAAGAAGTAGTTTGAGTTCAGAAGTTACACTCAAGTGTGGTGCTGATGGTCTAAAATTTCAGCAACTGCTGCCACTCATGCCATCACTCATTAAACCCAAATCTTTATTGTATAGGTCAATTATCAGGCCAAATACTGATGATCTGACTGATTCATGAACTAAGAACTTGCATAGGATAACTGAGCTAGAACTGCAATTAATTTCCTACTTATGATTCCTACAAAGCACACCAATTCTGCTGTTACAGAGGTAGCACACAAACTAATCCTCTGAAAGGGTTCTAAAACtcacacaatttttaaaatctgaattacTCAACACCACACATTTATATATTCTACTTCTATATTATAGAAGCACAGTATCTACTCCAAAGTGCTTGACCAGATGAGAGAGAAAGGCAGTGGCAAGATCAACAAAgatattggaaaatattttctcaagtTTCAGGATTTAAAGAGTGGAATCTCTTCTCAGCCACTTATACTGTCAGATTTTGTGCAAACATAACAATGATTAACAGACACAAATGAAGTGAAAATGGTAGCGTTATTTTAAGGTTAGCTATCTTCAAGTTTAGACAAGCAAGTACTACCTTGAATCTCTAAAGTGTAAAAAGACACTAGACATCCTGTGCAGTGAGACAAAGATGATTTATTTTCAACTCGTTCCAGAGCAGTCCACTGACTTCACATCTGGCTCTGCTTTGTGACTGAAGCTGTGCTCTTCTGGGTTTAAACAGTTTTAGGAAATCACTGCTGCCAGGTAAGACCCCAGACTTTAATTTGGTGCAAATTCAAACAGGCTCATTTGGAACCAATGAAAATTACTCAATCTAAACTACCCTACTGTCTTTTGAAAAAGACAAGGAGTATCCAGAATAAGTTATAGAGCTTCAATTTATAAGACAATTAAGTCTGAAATCACTTTATTCAACACCTACATGTTTGAGTATAGTCTACACTATACTCCAATTTTATGTTACTGGTGAGGTTTGTATATTACAAATATTTCCATCATGGGtcaaatgcaaaacaaattatCTCTGAAAATGATCACTTTAAAACCTAAGTATCAAACGAACaacacaaaaccaccaaacaaacaaaactccaaaCATCCAAAAGCACCACTTTGCATGAGCTACTATACCTGAGGTTGTacacttgaagaaaaataaaagcttttatttttggccTCACAGTGTTCTTTGGAGAATTgcctaattaaatattttccttatttaatatttcatccTAAAGAACAAAGAACATATTGCAACCTGTTCTTTGGTAACAAAACATCTTAGGCTAACTCAGCCAATCCCTTTAACTCTGTGTTTGTTCAAGAAATGGCCAAGAGCATTTCTTTTGTCCACATTTGAACTCTTTATACCTTGATGCACGTCCTGCCGCCCTGGTCCTCTGGAAGAGCTTTTCACTGAATGAAGTTCTATAGCTTAGTGGCCTTCGTCTGTATTCACATTTCATGCACACCAAAGCCAAAGACGGAAGGAGGAAGCAGGATAGGTTGATGGGAGAGGACAGGGAAGTCATTAGCATagcaagaaaaaggagaggagactGCATAATACAAAAACATACACTGAACAAACAGAAACGTGATTAGTAAGGAGTTATTTTGTGATGCTTAACTCCCTGAGGATTCTGTTCACTGATTGACCATATTTTCCACAAATAAGCACAGAAGTATCTTCACTAAATGCTAAATAATATTCTTATCGCCAGTTAAGAAGCCCCACGGACTCAAAATCAGGGCTAAATTTTCTATTAGAGGAGCTTTTGAGCTCATATACCTAAAGATACATAAGCCAACTTTAAAACATAAATGCTAaactaagaaataaaacttaagAATTATTATGATTGCACATCTGCATAATTCATTACAAAGCAGAACAATTAGCAAGACCACTGCATTAAGACACAGCAACATATGATGAGTAAAATTCAAGTTGCAGTACTTCAGAAGAGGAGTGGCTTGGCATTTCAAATGATTAGATAACCAGGAAATATGTAATCAAACAAGAGCTTCATGCAACATAAAAACCATCCAACACACTCATTCTCTCTTCCTTAATAGGAGAAAATGATGCATTCTTGGCCTTATCTGCAGTACTTTAGGTACTAGAATATACTAGCATTAAGATttcattcttatttttcccctccctgtgaACAACAACCAATTCTTGAATGCAGGACTTGGGAGCTCAATGCAAAACCTATTTTATCTTTCACACATGCACACTACTGTTACTATATTTACCTAATATAAAATGCTGGTGAATTTTTAAGACCCTGCAATTCATAGTATTGGGATCTCAGTTTGTCTGAGGGCTTCATGTGTATTTCAACCAtcttaaaagcaaagcagcagagtCTCATAATTACAcagcaatttgaaaaaaaaggacataGTGTTTAAGTTCGTATGAACTTGCATCCATTACTGTGGGATAATGAATGAGTGTTATGAACTATTGTAGTTAATGAACCACTATTAAATACAACTTTCACCTCTCAGAGGAGTTTACTCTAGAAGTACCTTAGAGCATTTGCCTGCTTGTTAAAGGAAGTGAACAGAAACTGTTCCTACACCAGCCTGGCCATTTCTATGTGACCCCAGCTattccttcctgtttttcattttacagttgCTAACTTGTTCTATTACATTCCTTTAATCTGCTGCTTGTTCCATGGCTCCTTTTCAAGAACTGCTCTGTTGAGATGCCCATAGTGAAGCAGAGAAAGGCAAGCAGTTGAATAGTTTATCTTTATCCATAGATGTTGTCATTTGACAGAATAATGTTCAAACAAATTTCCCCTTCAGTCCACAGGATATTGACTGAAGGAAGTGCAACCTAAATTAGCTTGTATCTGAATAAATATAACCAGCCATAAACAAACTGTGGGGAGGTTGTGTAATTCAGACAAGAAACACAGGACAAGCAGCTTGACAGAGTCTGTCACTTCACTCTTTAGCAGCTGGACAAAACTGTTCTCAAAATAAGGTGCCAAAAGCTTTTGGGTATAAGAGGTTAAAGAATAAATTAACTGTAACAGAAGTTATTTTAACTAATATTGTTATACCTGTGTTTTTGTTCTTGCTGCAACAACTGAGCTGCAATTTTTCTCAAGTCAGTCACTTCTTTGAGttcatcatcatcttcagcCAGCAGCTGTTCTTTCTGAAGTCTGAAAAATTGAGCATTAGTGACCTGCCTGACTTCAGTGAAGCAAGACACAGAAATGGCTCATTATGGCAGTAACTAAGCAGTGCTTCCTGTCAGCTTATTCTCTGTCCAAGAGGAACACTCTGCTCAACATGAGAATTCTTTCCTCCATATGCaaggagctttaaaaaaaaccccactatcACCCCTGCCACTACTAGtaaaaacaactcaaaaaagatgaagaagatTTACCTTTTTTCATCTCCCCAGTCCTCGTTTTGTTCtattttctgggatttctcAGGATGTTTTCCCCGTTCCttcaataaaatggaaaaaaaaaaaaagtcagaattgaatcaaggcaggaaaaaaaagaaaaaaaaaaatcaaggctaCTggacagtttttcttttgtcagtCTCTGGTACCTTGACATAGGAGAGCAGGGGGACAATCTGTGCATCTCCCTGCTCAGGAAGAGCTCCCTCCTCTGTGTTGGGATCAATGTAGTCAAACGCCTCTTGGTCTAGGGAGGATTTATGAAGAAGAACAGGAAAGACATCAAAACAGTTCTCTTGATCAAATGTTATTCCTGAGAGAAATAAGTACTTATGAAAAATGTCAGATAAAGACAAAATATAGAAATTGTGCCTTTCtcagctatatttttttttcctttccctcaagCCTTTTCTGCTTGTGATTATTACATTGTTTTCTGAACTGATGCAAATACAATATCAACACATAGTCCTGTcattttgtgtcattttcttACATTAGATTACCTAAGCAAAGTATCTCTGTTACCTAAAACAACAAATGCACAAGTGGTATTACCTTTCTGCGGATCCAGTTTACTTCCCATTACGTGATTGTCATTCCTTAATGTCTGTTCCCTTGTTGATTCTGACACCTGGGAGTGAAGGCTGATTGTATCATCATCAGATGGCTGCAAAGACACTCACATTTAGTGCAGAATTGACATGGAAATGGTATTATTATATGATTTCCTACATTCCCATCATATCATATTAATTAGATTCAACCTTAACCAAAAAAGttaaacaaatatataaaaaatttgTGTCTGATATGGCAGTCTAAGGGTTTAAACTCAACTGTACACATACTGAAAGAATATTAAATGCAACTTACTGAGGTATTTCTCAAATgatataaaatacaaagaaaaaagttctaaaaaatcagaaattacaaattcaacagtgaaaaaaatactcaCTTCTGTAGTGGACAACCTTTTATCCCCATTATCACTTCCAATGCCAGAGTCTGGTCCATGGTTTTTATTGGGATAAAAGTCTTCCATGctacattaagaaaaataacacataAAATACCCACACAAGAATGAAAGAAACAGTAGTTTTACTTtccataagaaaataaacatcctTTTCAAAAGATGTTCTCTATACTCAAAAATCCCACTACTCACCTGTCTGTGAGTGGCTGGGAGGGGATTCGTTTACCTAATGATGGAAGATCCAAGGAATCCGGTTTTTTATCTATTCTGAGGCACGCCTGAATACTGAGGAATTTAAATATATGTACTTTGCCCTTTAAACATATCTGTTgggaacacaggaaaaaaaagaagtcttaaTTACACAGCATGTCTGCTGAGACAACACCCCAAGAAATATCTGCAGCACTGCATTTACAGTCACAACACCCCAAAGGGagaaatacacaaaatacagctaaataaaaaaaggaaacttgaTTAGTATAACTTAGAACAGCTTCCTCTAAAATCCTAATGCAAATTTCTGTACTTGTGTGCTTTGATACTAACCTGTGCTGGTGGTATCTGCATTGGATTGTTATCCAAAACTATAACTTGTAAGTGACGTAACTTTCTGTAACAAATGggaatttctgtaattttattacaagaaaagtccagcttTACCAAGGGAAGGTCTCCTAATTCTGcattcagggaaaaaaggcaaacaaaaaaaagaatcagttATCTTCTTAACACTTTGCCTAATTTGCCTACATCAATGGAAAGAAGATGAGTAGCTCACCATCTGGCAACATATGGAGATTATTTCTTCTTATGTTCAATTCTCTAAGTGACTGCAATTTTCCTATTTGCTGGGGAAGAACCTGAAGTTCATTACAGCTAATATCCTAAGAAAGACATAATTAATAAATCAACTGAACATCTTAAATGAAATTACACAGAGGAATACTGTGATCAAAACTATAACAAAGCATACTAATAAAAGACAGAAGTctgagaaaagaaaccaaactatCTTGGATTTTCCATGGAGAAGATGTACCATAACAGATCTTGCtggttttttaaagtgtttagTGATTCCAGAAATTCAATTCAAGAAGTTAAATCAATGAATGATGAAATACTGGGTTTGAAATGAATACTGCAGTCTAGGAATCAGGAGTTCCTGGCGTAGTTCCCAGATCTGTCAAAAACTTCTTGTGCTATTGCTGGCAATTGACTGGCATTCTCCTCCTCttctaaaaattctttttccttaataaatCTTGAACCAACCCATGAAACTAAAAAAGAGCAGGCAATAGCAATAGCATGCTCACCAGCTTTTTGGATACAAGCACTAGAGGGTGACAAAGCTGCATCAAGTGAACAGAGACTAGAGCTATTTCTGACACTAATTTAATATTGATTTATGTAGACCAGAGTGATTAAACAATCACAGAGTCTTTCCAGCCTTCTTATGTTCTAAATAGGTATACTATAGGTACTGGAATGAAACTGTCTACTATGTCCTTAATCACCATCAAGCATGCATTCTGGGTTTGACAAccttgaaaaataaaccaaaaatatcAATAAAACACAGTAACTGAAATTAGATtttgtatttctatattttataaatagtaataatttattatacagaatatattatatatatatagagcttacatatatatatatatatatatattatatatatatatagtgctTATAAGTGTACTTACTACAAAGATTCACAGTTGTACTTACCAACTCCATTAGATCTCTCAACTTTCCAATTTCTTCTGGAATGGAGACCAGCTTGTTATTACTGACAACCAGAACTTTCAGTGGAAGATCAAACAGATATTTTGGCAATGTTGACAAAAGATTTCGActtgaaagcaagaaaaagggaCAAGAAAGGCTGAATTATAATCTCTTATATAGCTCTCGGGGAGTCTGAGATTAATATTGTACAACTTTTCTCCCATCCCAGATCACATTCTTCACCTATTACAATTTCATCTACAGCGTCCATCACAAATTCCTTATCAGATACAGCCTATTTCAGCTATGTGAATTTTAGATCCCCATTTCACTCAATGAAATGAGGATGTACTAGGGCAGAATCTAACAccaaaatgtacagaaaaatctgttaaaagaaataatgtttgACGCTTACTTTTATCCCGCTGGTACCTTCAGAAGAACCACCTGATTTGACAGTCTGCAAAGCAGAATTTATACTGTTTCTATTGCTTCTCATGTCATGTTATTGGGACCCTCTTGACCATCCCAAAAAGCCctaaacatttaattattttgctgagCAACAGGCTGGAAAGTAAGccttaattaaaatgtatttcttctgtGTATATTATTTTCCAGCTGCATATATGTATATCTGCTTTGTGCACATGAAATACACTGTAACCCACTATTGGATTTAAATCTACATTGAAAAATGACCCACACAGTGGACTTCCACTGCCAGAAGCACATAAAATGTTTCTAATAaggtacattttaaaaagtcattggGAAGCAAGCTTGTTCAGATGTGATATGAAAGCAATTCCTTCCAcacataaaagtaaaaaaataaaaaccagtaCTTGCTGTTGATTTAGGTAGAGCTAGCTTTATTTTTGAcaaaaaagttacttttaagTGCTGATACTCAGGTTCATACTACATTAAGAAAAATACCAGAAGTTTTAGTGCTTAGCTGAAATAAAGTCAGAGCACTGTTTCCATAATCTAAAAATCTTGgagttttttttcat contains:
- the LRCH2 gene encoding leucine-rich repeat and calponin homology domain-containing protein 2 isoform X7, which produces MLTYLNISRNLLSTLPKYLFDLPLKVLVVSNNKLVSIPEEIGKLRDLMELDISCNELQVLPQQIGKLQSLRELNIRRNNLHMLPDELGDLPLVKLDFSCNKITEIPICYRKLRHLQVIVLDNNPMQIPPAQICLKGKVHIFKFLSIQACLRIDKKPDSLDLPSLGKRIPSQPLTDSMEDFYPNKNHGPDSGIGSDNGDKRLSTTEPSDDDTISLHSQVSESTREQTLRNDNHVMGSKLDPQKDQEAFDYIDPNTEEGALPEQGDAQIVPLLSYVKERGKHPEKSQKIEQNEDWGDEKRLQKEQLLAEDDDELKEVTDLRKIAAQLLQQEQKHRRRPLSYRTSFSEKLFQRTRAAGRASRLLNHSVSVNTRNRPKQPMESEKCVSTNEVNSSVSPYSWQPLENQKDSVDEQHWPETQPVIWQNEERRRSKQIRKEYFKYKSSRKSSSGNENDEQDSDNTNVSPQSPVSSEDYERTDSNTHGPFGLKPRSAFSRASRQDYGAVDPGFTMRRKMEHLREEREQIRQLRSNLESRLKVILPDDIGAALMDGVVLCHLANHIRPRSVASIHVPSPAVPKLSMAKCRRNVENFLDACKKLGVPQERLCLPHHILEERGLVKVGLTVQALLELPALKVSQLSSI